Proteins encoded in a region of the Ornithodoros turicata isolate Travis chromosome 3, ASM3712646v1, whole genome shotgun sequence genome:
- the LOC135389372 gene encoding uncharacterized protein LOC135389372 has translation MYAKLSTLPLWAPREVIDATMPTEFLHKYASTRVILDATEISCEVPSSLSRTTSSMYSSYKSSNTFKGLIGASPNVSFVSELFTGSMSDGECVSRSGFLGLDLEENDVVMADKGFLIGDLLEKKGVLLNMPPFLRDGTFSREEVLRTQAASLRIHVERRIQRIKGYHIFDRPIPLSLAPVINQIWTVTAILTNFQSPLIQH, from the coding sequence ATGTATGCCAAGCTCTCCACCCTGCCTCTTTGGGCCCCAAGGGAAGTCATCGATGCAACAATGCCGACCgaatttctgcacaaatatgcTTCAACAAGGGTGATCCTTGATGCGACCGAAATTAGCTGTGAAGTGCCTTCATCTCTGTCACGTACTACGTCAAGCATGTACTCGTCTTACAAGTCGTCAAACACATTTAAAGGCCTCATAGGGGCGTCACCAAATGTCAGCTTTGTGTCCGAGCTGTTCACGGGATCCATGTCAGACGGAGAGTGCGTCTCACGGAGTGGGTTCCTGGGGCTAGATTTAGAAGAAAATGATGTCGTAATGGCGGACAAGGGTTTTCTTATTGGAGACCTCTTGGAAAAAAAGGGAGTACTTCTGAATATGCCCCCATTTCTGAGAGATGGGACATTCTCAAGGGAAGAAGTGCTTCGAACACAAGCTGCTTCCCTACGGATACATGTGGAGCGACGAATACAGCGTATCAAGGGATACCACATCTTCGACAGACCAATCCCACTTTCGTTGGCTCCTGTCATCAACCAAATCTGGACTGTGACAGCTATTCTTACAAACTTTCAAAGTCCTTTAATTCAACACTGA